From the Brassica napus cultivar Da-Ae chromosome A8, Da-Ae, whole genome shotgun sequence genome, one window contains:
- the LOC106418931 gene encoding uncharacterized protein LOC106418931 isoform X1: protein MKGRSHHEDWVDGSWTVDCVCGVNFDDGEEMVNCDDCGVWVHTRCSRYVKGEELFTCDKCKRKKNVDDEDIEETEVAQLLVELPTKTLRMESSCTRNVPVKRPFRLWTEIPTEEKVHVQGIPGGDPAFFGGLSSVFSRELWKCTGYVPKKFNFKYREFPCWDEDECQEENGAGVLFSMSKESLIAAPASALVAMRSVDDKGTTKDLDSGEAEMKHSQSAVDKDKRLLRPLITSKRRKELFGASKERMKKKVEVADKEEDDDKKAVRPASGFKPSETEGLSRDCGIAKNDKSKKAAVEESIDGGLGEGESGNTEIGVECSKEQNLSDVHANGAGKQEEKAGHHFRIVLKSSATEDPSVPARKDVTHNEADKAEERQGTIDDTPGDNAVDSPESSQKPSTREAEEKNCDAVSGKISSRKNQVQKEIGETGAGGAVGQQTLEYNKTTQSSSLPPPDEQKPHPVDMISERTTDLKREVLVSEAEKNSLETKPGSGALEEPSKPCRPVPHTFSVYSRPKMVVSIGKSSSSSATEKSPKPSSTSRNSIPPSKQQPSDGDENANTNDEDCVSSDAIRERDGDDEKSLKEHTKSMQQSRASHSSVSKTRDSSASLKASPAARLNGGSSEASGKHSLSGTFQKNDPMQSITDEEVRERCCYPFAFFFYLSSSLGFDICFINDQLALRLHHQLNSSPRVPRVPRMRQPGSLPLSPTATSFKRTCSSGSKDHTAFSRRKNKDASKEGLRKSRDDDRCSTRSTKSRRPPDWRTTHQDSGSRGGEEKENRKTSYSSRRVLVQPNSTTSSSSGASSSNEHNKPSPHSSPRNNGTPVHQTLPGLINEIMSKGKRMTYEELCNAVLPHWPHLRKHNGERYAYSSHSQAVLDCLRNRHEWARLVDRGPKTNSGKKKRKLDAAEDEESDENESSKGGKKQLHHSQGEEFPKGKRKARKRRRLSLQGKGIKALLKKRNEQVSEEDEEGASSSDTSEESVFCEEEEEEAPTATARQVSASSSEEAESTS, encoded by the exons ATGAAAGGAAGGTCACACCACGAGGATTGGGTCGATGGATCTTGGACTGTGGATTGCGTCTGCGGTGTGAATTTCGATGATGGAGAAGAGATGGTCAACTGCGATGATTGTGGGGTTTGGGTTCATACTCGCTGCTCTCGTTACGTCAAAGGAGAGGAGCTTTTCACTTGCGACAAGtgtaagagaaagaagaacGTTGATGATGAAGATATCGAAGAGACCGAGGTTGCTCAGTTGTTGGTTGAGCTGCCCACCAAGACCTTGAGGATGGAGAGCTCGTGTACTCGGAATGTGCCTGTTAAGCGTCCTTTTAGGTTATGGACTGAGATCCCGACGGAAGAGAAGGTTCATGTGCAAGGGATCCCGGGTGGTGATCCGGCCTTCTTTGGAGGTTTGTCGTCGGTTTTCTCACGGGAGCTGTGGAAGTGTACTGGttatgtgcctaagaagtttaaCTTCAAGTATAGAGAGTTTCCATGCTGGGATGAGGATGAGTGTCAGGAAGAAAACGGCGCTGGGGTGTTGTTTTCTATGTCGAAGGAGAGTTTGATCGCTGCTCCTGCGAGTGCTTTGGTTGCAATGAGGAGTGTTGATGATAAAGGAACCACAAAAGACCTGGACTCTGGGGAAGCTGAGATGAAACATTCTCAGAGTGCTGTGGACAAGGATAAGAGGTTGCTTCGTCCCTTGATAACGAGTAAGCGAAGAAaagaactgtttggagcttctAAAGAgcggatgaagaagaaggtcgAAGTTGCTGACaaagaagaggatgatgataAGAAAG CAGTTCGACCAGCAAGTGGTTTTAAACCATCAGAAACAGAAGGTTTAAGTAGAGACTGTGGGATCGCAAAGAATGATAAGTCAAAGAAAGCTGCGGTTGAAGAATCTATTGATGGTGGGCTTGGCGAGGGTGAATCTGGTAATACAGAAATTGGTGTTGAATGCTCCAAAGAACAGAATCTTTCTGACGTTCATGCTAATGGTGCTGGAAAACAGGAAGAGAAAGCTGGCCATCATTTCCGAATTGTGCTTAAGAGCTCGGCTACTGAAGATCCTTCCGTCCCAGCAAGAAAAGATGTTACACACAATGAAGCTGATAAGGCAGAGGAG AGGCAAGGTACAATAGATGATACTCCAGGAGATAATGCAGTTGATTCGCCTGAAAGTTCCCAGAAGCCTTCTACACGAGAAGCTGAAGAGAAAAATTGTGATGCTGTCAGTGGTAAAATCAGTTCAAGGAAGAACCAAGTCCAAAAAGAAATTGGGGAGACTGGTGCTGGTGGAGCTGTAGGGCAGCAGACTCTGGAGTATAACAAAACGACACAGAGCAGTTCACTTCCTCCTCCTGATGAGCAGAAACCGCACCCTGTTGATATGATATCAGAAAGAACTACTGACTTAAAACGAGAGGTGTTGGTTTCGGAAGCAGAGAAAAATAGTCTGGAAACAAAGCCCGGATCTGGTGCACTTGAAGAGCCATCAAAGCCATGCAGACCTGTTCCGCACACGTTTTCAGTATATAGCAGGCCTAAGATGGTAGTCAGCATTGGGAAATCATCGTCTAGTTCAGCCACGGAAAAGTCACCTAAGCCCTCCTCTACTTCCAGGAACTCTATACCTCCCTCCAAGCAACAACCAAGTGACGGTGATGAAAACGCTAATACTAATGATGAGGACTGTGTTTCCAGTGATGCGATCCGAGAGAGAGATGGGGATGATGAGAAATCTCTGAAAGAACATACTAAATCGATGCAGCAGAGCCGCGCTTCTCATTCTTCAGTTTCCAAGACAAGAGACTCTTCCGCTTCTCTAAAGGCATCTCCAGCAGCTCGGCTTAATGGTGGCTCTTCTGAGGCTTCTGGTAAACATTCGCTCTCAGGGACCTTCCAGAAAAATGACCCTATGCAGTCTATAACCGATGAAGAGGTACGTGAGAGATGTTGTTATCCATTcgctttttttttctatctttcATCTTCCCTCGGTTTTGACATTTGTTTCATTAATGACCAGCTTGCGTTAAGACTGCACCATCAACTCAACAGTTCTCCACGAGTTCCTCGTGTCCCACGCATGAGACAGCCCGGTAGCTTACCCCTGTCTCCCACCGCTACTAGTTTTAAGCGCACCTGTAGTTCCGGTAGCAAGGATCACACAGCG TTTTCCAGAAGGAAAAACAAGGACGCGTCCAAAGAAGGGTTACGAAAATCTCGTGACGATGATAGATGTAGTACAAGGAGTACCAAATCGCGTCGCCCTCCTGATTGGAGAACAACACATCAAGACAGTGGAAGCAGAGGAGGGGAAGAAAAGGAAAACCGAAAAACATCCTACTCTTCCCGGAGGGTACTTGTCCAGCCAAACTCGACTACAAGCTCAAGCAGCGGAGCGTCTTCATCCAACGAGCATAATAAGCCTTCTCCACACAGTTCCCCCAGGAATAATGGTACTCCTGTTCATCAAACTTTGCCTGGCTTAATCAATGAGATTATGAGTAAAGGCAAGAGGATGACATATGAGGAGCTCTGTAACGCTGTCTTGCCG CACTGGCCTCACTTGAGAAAACACAATGGAGAGCGATATGCATATTCAAGCCATTCACAGGCTGTTCTTGATTGCCTGAGGAATAGGCATGAATGGGCTCGTCTGGTTGATCGTGGCCCCAAG ACTAACTCAGGGAAAAAGAAACGGAAGCTTGATGCAGCAGAGGACGAGGAGTCAGATGAGAACGAAAGCAGCAAGGGAGGAAAGAAGCAGCTGCATCACTCTCAAGGAGAAGAGTTTCCTAAAGGGAAAAGGAAAGCAAGAAAACGAAGAAGGCTCTCTCTTCAAGGCAAGGGCATAAAAGCGTTACTAAAGAAGCGAAATGAACAAGTGAGCGAAGAAGACGAGGAAGGTGCGTCGTCATCGGATACAAGTGAAGAGAGTGTATTctgcgaagaagaagaagaagaggcccCCACTGCTACTGCTAGACAAGTCTCTGCTAGTAGCTCCGAGGAAGCTGAATCCACTTCATGA
- the LOC106418931 gene encoding uncharacterized protein LOC106418931 isoform X3 — MKGRSHHEDWVDGSWTVDCVCGVNFDDGEEMVNCDDCGVWVHTRCSRYVKGEELFTCDKCKRKKNVDDEDIEETEVAQLLVELPTKTLRMESSCTRNVPVKRPFRLWTEIPTEEKVHVQGIPGGDPAFFGGLSSVFSRELWKCTGYVPKKFNFKYREFPCWDEDECQEENGAGVLFSMSKESLIAAPASALVAMRSVDDKGTTKDLDSGEAEMKHSQSAVDKDKRLLRPLITSKRRKELFGASKERMKKKVEVADKEEDDDKKAVRPASGFKPSETEGLSRDCGIAKNDKSKKAAVEESIDGGLGEGESGNTEIGVECSKEQNLSDVHANGAGKQEEKAGHHFRIVLKSSATEDPSVPARKDVTHNEADKAEERQGTIDDTPGDNAVDSPESSQKPSTREAEEKNCDAVSGKISSRKNQVQKEIGETGAGGAVGQQTLEYNKTTQSSSLPPPDEQKPHPVDMISERTTDLKREVLVSEAEKNSLETKPGSGALEEPSKPCRPVPHTFSVYSRPKMVVSIGKSSSSSATEKSPKPSSTSRNSIPPSKQQPSDGDENANTNDEDCVSSDAIRERDGDDEKSLKEHTKSMQQSRASHSSVSKTRDSSASLKASPAARLNGGSSEASGKHSLSGTFQKNDPMQSITDEELALRLHHQLNSSPRVPRVPRMRQPGSLPLSPTATSFKRTCSSGSKDHTAFSRRKNKDASKEGLRKSRDDDRCSTRSTKSRRPPDWRTTHQDSGSRGGEEKENRKTSYSSRRVLVQPNSTTSSSSGASSSNEHNKPSPHSSPRNNGTPVHQTLPGLINEIMSKGKRMTYEELCNAVLPHWPHLRKHNGERYAYSSHSQAVLDCLRNRHEWARLVDRGPKTNSGKKKRKLDAAEDEESDENESSKGGKKQLHHSQGEEFPKGKRKARKRRRLSLQGKGIKALLKKRNEQVSEEDEEGASSSDTSEESVFCEEEEEEAPTATARQVSASSSEEAESTS; from the exons ATGAAAGGAAGGTCACACCACGAGGATTGGGTCGATGGATCTTGGACTGTGGATTGCGTCTGCGGTGTGAATTTCGATGATGGAGAAGAGATGGTCAACTGCGATGATTGTGGGGTTTGGGTTCATACTCGCTGCTCTCGTTACGTCAAAGGAGAGGAGCTTTTCACTTGCGACAAGtgtaagagaaagaagaacGTTGATGATGAAGATATCGAAGAGACCGAGGTTGCTCAGTTGTTGGTTGAGCTGCCCACCAAGACCTTGAGGATGGAGAGCTCGTGTACTCGGAATGTGCCTGTTAAGCGTCCTTTTAGGTTATGGACTGAGATCCCGACGGAAGAGAAGGTTCATGTGCAAGGGATCCCGGGTGGTGATCCGGCCTTCTTTGGAGGTTTGTCGTCGGTTTTCTCACGGGAGCTGTGGAAGTGTACTGGttatgtgcctaagaagtttaaCTTCAAGTATAGAGAGTTTCCATGCTGGGATGAGGATGAGTGTCAGGAAGAAAACGGCGCTGGGGTGTTGTTTTCTATGTCGAAGGAGAGTTTGATCGCTGCTCCTGCGAGTGCTTTGGTTGCAATGAGGAGTGTTGATGATAAAGGAACCACAAAAGACCTGGACTCTGGGGAAGCTGAGATGAAACATTCTCAGAGTGCTGTGGACAAGGATAAGAGGTTGCTTCGTCCCTTGATAACGAGTAAGCGAAGAAaagaactgtttggagcttctAAAGAgcggatgaagaagaaggtcgAAGTTGCTGACaaagaagaggatgatgataAGAAAG CAGTTCGACCAGCAAGTGGTTTTAAACCATCAGAAACAGAAGGTTTAAGTAGAGACTGTGGGATCGCAAAGAATGATAAGTCAAAGAAAGCTGCGGTTGAAGAATCTATTGATGGTGGGCTTGGCGAGGGTGAATCTGGTAATACAGAAATTGGTGTTGAATGCTCCAAAGAACAGAATCTTTCTGACGTTCATGCTAATGGTGCTGGAAAACAGGAAGAGAAAGCTGGCCATCATTTCCGAATTGTGCTTAAGAGCTCGGCTACTGAAGATCCTTCCGTCCCAGCAAGAAAAGATGTTACACACAATGAAGCTGATAAGGCAGAGGAG AGGCAAGGTACAATAGATGATACTCCAGGAGATAATGCAGTTGATTCGCCTGAAAGTTCCCAGAAGCCTTCTACACGAGAAGCTGAAGAGAAAAATTGTGATGCTGTCAGTGGTAAAATCAGTTCAAGGAAGAACCAAGTCCAAAAAGAAATTGGGGAGACTGGTGCTGGTGGAGCTGTAGGGCAGCAGACTCTGGAGTATAACAAAACGACACAGAGCAGTTCACTTCCTCCTCCTGATGAGCAGAAACCGCACCCTGTTGATATGATATCAGAAAGAACTACTGACTTAAAACGAGAGGTGTTGGTTTCGGAAGCAGAGAAAAATAGTCTGGAAACAAAGCCCGGATCTGGTGCACTTGAAGAGCCATCAAAGCCATGCAGACCTGTTCCGCACACGTTTTCAGTATATAGCAGGCCTAAGATGGTAGTCAGCATTGGGAAATCATCGTCTAGTTCAGCCACGGAAAAGTCACCTAAGCCCTCCTCTACTTCCAGGAACTCTATACCTCCCTCCAAGCAACAACCAAGTGACGGTGATGAAAACGCTAATACTAATGATGAGGACTGTGTTTCCAGTGATGCGATCCGAGAGAGAGATGGGGATGATGAGAAATCTCTGAAAGAACATACTAAATCGATGCAGCAGAGCCGCGCTTCTCATTCTTCAGTTTCCAAGACAAGAGACTCTTCCGCTTCTCTAAAGGCATCTCCAGCAGCTCGGCTTAATGGTGGCTCTTCTGAGGCTTCTGGTAAACATTCGCTCTCAGGGACCTTCCAGAAAAATGACCCTATGCAGTCTATAACCGATGAAGAG CTTGCGTTAAGACTGCACCATCAACTCAACAGTTCTCCACGAGTTCCTCGTGTCCCACGCATGAGACAGCCCGGTAGCTTACCCCTGTCTCCCACCGCTACTAGTTTTAAGCGCACCTGTAGTTCCGGTAGCAAGGATCACACAGCG TTTTCCAGAAGGAAAAACAAGGACGCGTCCAAAGAAGGGTTACGAAAATCTCGTGACGATGATAGATGTAGTACAAGGAGTACCAAATCGCGTCGCCCTCCTGATTGGAGAACAACACATCAAGACAGTGGAAGCAGAGGAGGGGAAGAAAAGGAAAACCGAAAAACATCCTACTCTTCCCGGAGGGTACTTGTCCAGCCAAACTCGACTACAAGCTCAAGCAGCGGAGCGTCTTCATCCAACGAGCATAATAAGCCTTCTCCACACAGTTCCCCCAGGAATAATGGTACTCCTGTTCATCAAACTTTGCCTGGCTTAATCAATGAGATTATGAGTAAAGGCAAGAGGATGACATATGAGGAGCTCTGTAACGCTGTCTTGCCG CACTGGCCTCACTTGAGAAAACACAATGGAGAGCGATATGCATATTCAAGCCATTCACAGGCTGTTCTTGATTGCCTGAGGAATAGGCATGAATGGGCTCGTCTGGTTGATCGTGGCCCCAAG ACTAACTCAGGGAAAAAGAAACGGAAGCTTGATGCAGCAGAGGACGAGGAGTCAGATGAGAACGAAAGCAGCAAGGGAGGAAAGAAGCAGCTGCATCACTCTCAAGGAGAAGAGTTTCCTAAAGGGAAAAGGAAAGCAAGAAAACGAAGAAGGCTCTCTCTTCAAGGCAAGGGCATAAAAGCGTTACTAAAGAAGCGAAATGAACAAGTGAGCGAAGAAGACGAGGAAGGTGCGTCGTCATCGGATACAAGTGAAGAGAGTGTATTctgcgaagaagaagaagaagaggcccCCACTGCTACTGCTAGACAAGTCTCTGCTAGTAGCTCCGAGGAAGCTGAATCCACTTCATGA
- the LOC106418931 gene encoding uncharacterized protein LOC106418931 isoform X4, which translates to MKGRSHHEDWVDGSWTVDCVCGVNFDDGEEMVNCDDCGVWVHTRCSRYVKGEELFTCDKCKRKKNVDDEDIEETEVAQLLVELPTKTLRMESSCTRNVPVKRPFRLWTEIPTEEKVHVQGIPGGDPAFFGGLSSVFSRELWKCTGYVPKKFNFKYREFPCWDEDECQEENGAGVLFSMSKESLIAAPASALVAMRSVDDKGTTKDLDSGEAEMKHSQSAVDKDKRLLRPLITSKRRKELFGASKERMKKKVEVADKEEDDDKKVRPASGFKPSETEGLSRDCGIAKNDKSKKAAVEESIDGGLGEGESGNTEIGVECSKEQNLSDVHANGAGKQEEKAGHHFRIVLKSSATEDPSVPARKDVTHNEADKAEERQGTIDDTPGDNAVDSPESSQKPSTREAEEKNCDAVSGKISSRKNQVQKEIGETGAGGAVGQQTLEYNKTTQSSSLPPPDEQKPHPVDMISERTTDLKREVLVSEAEKNSLETKPGSGALEEPSKPCRPVPHTFSVYSRPKMVVSIGKSSSSSATEKSPKPSSTSRNSIPPSKQQPSDGDENANTNDEDCVSSDAIRERDGDDEKSLKEHTKSMQQSRASHSSVSKTRDSSASLKASPAARLNGGSSEASGKHSLSGTFQKNDPMQSITDEELALRLHHQLNSSPRVPRVPRMRQPGSLPLSPTATSFKRTCSSGSKDHTAFSRRKNKDASKEGLRKSRDDDRCSTRSTKSRRPPDWRTTHQDSGSRGGEEKENRKTSYSSRRVLVQPNSTTSSSSGASSSNEHNKPSPHSSPRNNGTPVHQTLPGLINEIMSKGKRMTYEELCNAVLPHWPHLRKHNGERYAYSSHSQAVLDCLRNRHEWARLVDRGPKTNSGKKKRKLDAAEDEESDENESSKGGKKQLHHSQGEEFPKGKRKARKRRRLSLQGKGIKALLKKRNEQVSEEDEEGASSSDTSEESVFCEEEEEEAPTATARQVSASSSEEAESTS; encoded by the exons ATGAAAGGAAGGTCACACCACGAGGATTGGGTCGATGGATCTTGGACTGTGGATTGCGTCTGCGGTGTGAATTTCGATGATGGAGAAGAGATGGTCAACTGCGATGATTGTGGGGTTTGGGTTCATACTCGCTGCTCTCGTTACGTCAAAGGAGAGGAGCTTTTCACTTGCGACAAGtgtaagagaaagaagaacGTTGATGATGAAGATATCGAAGAGACCGAGGTTGCTCAGTTGTTGGTTGAGCTGCCCACCAAGACCTTGAGGATGGAGAGCTCGTGTACTCGGAATGTGCCTGTTAAGCGTCCTTTTAGGTTATGGACTGAGATCCCGACGGAAGAGAAGGTTCATGTGCAAGGGATCCCGGGTGGTGATCCGGCCTTCTTTGGAGGTTTGTCGTCGGTTTTCTCACGGGAGCTGTGGAAGTGTACTGGttatgtgcctaagaagtttaaCTTCAAGTATAGAGAGTTTCCATGCTGGGATGAGGATGAGTGTCAGGAAGAAAACGGCGCTGGGGTGTTGTTTTCTATGTCGAAGGAGAGTTTGATCGCTGCTCCTGCGAGTGCTTTGGTTGCAATGAGGAGTGTTGATGATAAAGGAACCACAAAAGACCTGGACTCTGGGGAAGCTGAGATGAAACATTCTCAGAGTGCTGTGGACAAGGATAAGAGGTTGCTTCGTCCCTTGATAACGAGTAAGCGAAGAAaagaactgtttggagcttctAAAGAgcggatgaagaagaaggtcgAAGTTGCTGACaaagaagaggatgatgataAGAAAG TTCGACCAGCAAGTGGTTTTAAACCATCAGAAACAGAAGGTTTAAGTAGAGACTGTGGGATCGCAAAGAATGATAAGTCAAAGAAAGCTGCGGTTGAAGAATCTATTGATGGTGGGCTTGGCGAGGGTGAATCTGGTAATACAGAAATTGGTGTTGAATGCTCCAAAGAACAGAATCTTTCTGACGTTCATGCTAATGGTGCTGGAAAACAGGAAGAGAAAGCTGGCCATCATTTCCGAATTGTGCTTAAGAGCTCGGCTACTGAAGATCCTTCCGTCCCAGCAAGAAAAGATGTTACACACAATGAAGCTGATAAGGCAGAGGAG AGGCAAGGTACAATAGATGATACTCCAGGAGATAATGCAGTTGATTCGCCTGAAAGTTCCCAGAAGCCTTCTACACGAGAAGCTGAAGAGAAAAATTGTGATGCTGTCAGTGGTAAAATCAGTTCAAGGAAGAACCAAGTCCAAAAAGAAATTGGGGAGACTGGTGCTGGTGGAGCTGTAGGGCAGCAGACTCTGGAGTATAACAAAACGACACAGAGCAGTTCACTTCCTCCTCCTGATGAGCAGAAACCGCACCCTGTTGATATGATATCAGAAAGAACTACTGACTTAAAACGAGAGGTGTTGGTTTCGGAAGCAGAGAAAAATAGTCTGGAAACAAAGCCCGGATCTGGTGCACTTGAAGAGCCATCAAAGCCATGCAGACCTGTTCCGCACACGTTTTCAGTATATAGCAGGCCTAAGATGGTAGTCAGCATTGGGAAATCATCGTCTAGTTCAGCCACGGAAAAGTCACCTAAGCCCTCCTCTACTTCCAGGAACTCTATACCTCCCTCCAAGCAACAACCAAGTGACGGTGATGAAAACGCTAATACTAATGATGAGGACTGTGTTTCCAGTGATGCGATCCGAGAGAGAGATGGGGATGATGAGAAATCTCTGAAAGAACATACTAAATCGATGCAGCAGAGCCGCGCTTCTCATTCTTCAGTTTCCAAGACAAGAGACTCTTCCGCTTCTCTAAAGGCATCTCCAGCAGCTCGGCTTAATGGTGGCTCTTCTGAGGCTTCTGGTAAACATTCGCTCTCAGGGACCTTCCAGAAAAATGACCCTATGCAGTCTATAACCGATGAAGAG CTTGCGTTAAGACTGCACCATCAACTCAACAGTTCTCCACGAGTTCCTCGTGTCCCACGCATGAGACAGCCCGGTAGCTTACCCCTGTCTCCCACCGCTACTAGTTTTAAGCGCACCTGTAGTTCCGGTAGCAAGGATCACACAGCG TTTTCCAGAAGGAAAAACAAGGACGCGTCCAAAGAAGGGTTACGAAAATCTCGTGACGATGATAGATGTAGTACAAGGAGTACCAAATCGCGTCGCCCTCCTGATTGGAGAACAACACATCAAGACAGTGGAAGCAGAGGAGGGGAAGAAAAGGAAAACCGAAAAACATCCTACTCTTCCCGGAGGGTACTTGTCCAGCCAAACTCGACTACAAGCTCAAGCAGCGGAGCGTCTTCATCCAACGAGCATAATAAGCCTTCTCCACACAGTTCCCCCAGGAATAATGGTACTCCTGTTCATCAAACTTTGCCTGGCTTAATCAATGAGATTATGAGTAAAGGCAAGAGGATGACATATGAGGAGCTCTGTAACGCTGTCTTGCCG CACTGGCCTCACTTGAGAAAACACAATGGAGAGCGATATGCATATTCAAGCCATTCACAGGCTGTTCTTGATTGCCTGAGGAATAGGCATGAATGGGCTCGTCTGGTTGATCGTGGCCCCAAG ACTAACTCAGGGAAAAAGAAACGGAAGCTTGATGCAGCAGAGGACGAGGAGTCAGATGAGAACGAAAGCAGCAAGGGAGGAAAGAAGCAGCTGCATCACTCTCAAGGAGAAGAGTTTCCTAAAGGGAAAAGGAAAGCAAGAAAACGAAGAAGGCTCTCTCTTCAAGGCAAGGGCATAAAAGCGTTACTAAAGAAGCGAAATGAACAAGTGAGCGAAGAAGACGAGGAAGGTGCGTCGTCATCGGATACAAGTGAAGAGAGTGTATTctgcgaagaagaagaagaagaggcccCCACTGCTACTGCTAGACAAGTCTCTGCTAGTAGCTCCGAGGAAGCTGAATCCACTTCATGA